The DNA sequence GACAATATGACGCATACGGTCTATCAGCGCTGCATAATCTACAGTGGTATCATTGTCGGCAGCTCCGTATTCTATTTTCTTTGCCAGTTCCGCGCATTCTTGCAGACCGAGGTTGAGGAAGGCGCCTTTGATAGTGTGAGCCGCTTTTTGCAAATCAATTAAACTGTCCTGCCTATAAATTCTTTCAA is a window from the Desulfopila inferna genome containing:
- a CDS encoding Hpt domain-containing protein, which produces MGYLKFSSRIKTYLAHHFKLPEEQIELMLPEFKKTLSSHMENLERIYRQDSLIDLQKAAHTIKGAFLNLGLQECAELAKKIEYGAADNDTTVDYAALIDRMRHIVDDIVNDR